One window of Hymenobacter sp. BRD128 genomic DNA carries:
- a CDS encoding peptide MFS transporter codes for MQPATASLRPQPPQTASASHPRGLYLLFATEMWERFSYYGMRAVLVLFLTDAMMMDKAFASKFYGGYTSLIYLTPLIGGFISDRYWGNRRSITVGGILMAIGQFTLFASASNYGPAATHPLSHWLLYAGLGTMIMGNGFFKPNISSMVGSLYSADDKRKDAAYTIFYMGINLGSFIGNTITSLIGDTGHPSDFRWAFLACGIAMLLGTGIFNWGKGKYLHTPTGEQVGLTPIQSGGIKGVYALLPVFFALVLGILWLDTARFPTIAPLLAIALVAIVIMIFSDKSLVGADVQGVMVIFIVSFFVVFFWAAFEQAPASLTFFAKESMDRTIFGHELPPSLFQNLNAIFVVAGAPLMALVWTALGKRGAEPASPVKMAIGLALLAAGYLVMCFGVHNLMPGVKVSMFFLVALYFLHSAGELCLSPIGLSLVNKLAPVKFASLLMAVWFLANAAANYLAGYMSSLYPDPKSTAPAPSVLGFHITNLYDFFMVFVVSASVAAAILFLISGRLAKMMDARNYPAPAQAQA; via the coding sequence ATGCAACCTGCTACCGCCAGCCTGCGCCCGCAACCGCCCCAAACGGCCTCGGCCAGCCACCCGCGCGGCCTCTACCTTTTGTTTGCCACCGAAATGTGGGAGCGTTTCAGCTATTATGGCATGCGCGCCGTGCTGGTGCTGTTTCTCACCGACGCGATGATGATGGACAAGGCGTTCGCGTCGAAGTTTTACGGGGGCTATACTAGCTTAATTTACCTCACGCCGCTCATTGGGGGCTTTATCTCTGACCGGTACTGGGGCAACCGGCGCTCCATCACAGTAGGCGGTATCTTAATGGCGATAGGGCAGTTTACGCTGTTTGCTTCGGCCAGCAACTATGGGCCGGCTGCTACCCATCCGTTGAGTCACTGGCTCCTCTATGCTGGCTTGGGCACCATGATTATGGGTAATGGCTTTTTTAAGCCTAATATTTCGTCGATGGTCGGCTCGCTTTATTCGGCTGACGATAAGCGGAAGGATGCCGCCTACACCATTTTTTACATGGGTATCAATTTGGGCTCCTTTATCGGCAATACCATTACCAGCCTCATTGGCGATACGGGTCACCCCAGTGATTTTCGTTGGGCCTTTCTAGCCTGTGGTATTGCGATGTTACTCGGTACGGGTATTTTCAACTGGGGTAAGGGAAAATACCTGCACACTCCAACTGGCGAGCAGGTAGGGCTTACCCCTATTCAATCGGGGGGCATCAAAGGGGTTTACGCGCTACTGCCGGTATTTTTTGCTTTAGTACTCGGTATTCTGTGGTTGGATACGGCGCGGTTTCCAACTATTGCACCCTTATTAGCTATTGCGCTGGTTGCCATTGTTATCATGATTTTCAGCGATAAATCACTAGTAGGTGCCGACGTGCAAGGAGTCATGGTAATTTTTATCGTATCCTTTTTTGTCGTGTTTTTTTGGGCGGCCTTCGAACAGGCTCCGGCCTCGCTTACCTTTTTTGCGAAGGAAAGCATGGACCGTACTATATTCGGTCACGAACTGCCGCCCAGTCTTTTTCAGAACCTGAATGCCATCTTCGTCGTGGCAGGTGCCCCGCTTATGGCCCTAGTCTGGACGGCGTTAGGCAAGCGCGGCGCCGAGCCGGCTTCGCCCGTGAAAATGGCAATTGGGCTAGCCTTGCTGGCGGCGGGCTACCTGGTGATGTGCTTTGGGGTGCATAATCTGATGCCCGGCGTCAAGGTGAGCATGTTTTTTCTGGTAGCACTCTACTTCCTACACTCGGCCGGCGAGCTATGCTTGTCGCCCATTGGTCTTTCGCTCGTCAATAAGCTGGCCCCGGTCAAATTCGCTTCGTTGCTAATGGCCGTTTGGTTCTTGGCCAACGCAGCCGCTAACTATCTAGCGGGCTACATGAGCAGCCTTTACCCCGACCCCAAATCGACGGCCCCCGCGCCTTCGGTACTAGGCTTCCACATCACGAATCTCTACGACTTCTTTATGGTGTTCGTCGTGTCGGCGTCGGTTGCGGCGGCCATTCTTTTTCTCATCAGCGGTCGCCTGGCCAAGATGATGGATGCCCGTAACTACCCGGCTCCGGCCCAAGCACAAGCCTAG
- a CDS encoding low specificity L-threonine aldolase codes for MALASSPLPLIDLRSDTVTRPTPAMLAAMQAAAVGDDVYDEDPTVRELETSLAARFGMEAGLFCPSGTMTNQLAIMAHCAPVSEVICEATAHVYLWEVGGIMHHARASVALLPGERGRLTASQVASAVRPAGNVHYPTTRLVCLENTHNRGGGSCYAWSDLEEIAAFTRKNNLALHLDGARIFNALVAMGQRSEDYGRLFDSISVCLSKGLGAPVGSVLLGSREFITGCKRLRKLFGGGWRQAGYLAAAGLYALEHHVARLADDHRAAAQLAEALRPLPYVAEILEPETNLVIFRLDESRLTVADFLARLEAQGIKASGFGGSWVRFVTHLDVSAAMLARVLAALPGLAA; via the coding sequence TTGGCTTTAGCTTCTTCTCCCCTGCCCCTTATCGACTTGCGCTCCGATACCGTGACGCGCCCCACCCCCGCCATGCTCGCCGCCATGCAGGCCGCCGCCGTGGGCGACGACGTGTATGACGAAGACCCCACCGTGCGCGAGCTGGAAACCAGCCTGGCCGCCCGCTTCGGTATGGAAGCCGGTTTGTTTTGCCCCTCGGGCACGATGACTAACCAGCTGGCTATCATGGCGCACTGCGCGCCGGTATCGGAGGTTATCTGCGAAGCCACGGCCCACGTGTACTTATGGGAAGTGGGCGGCATTATGCACCATGCCCGCGCCTCGGTGGCGCTGCTGCCCGGCGAGCGGGGGCGCCTCACGGCCAGCCAGGTGGCTAGCGCCGTGCGCCCGGCGGGCAACGTGCACTACCCCACCACCCGGCTCGTGTGCCTCGAAAACACCCACAACCGCGGCGGCGGCAGCTGCTACGCCTGGTCTGACCTGGAGGAAATCGCGGCTTTCACTAGAAAGAATAATCTCGCGCTGCACCTCGACGGCGCACGTATCTTCAACGCGCTCGTGGCCATGGGCCAGCGCAGCGAGGACTACGGCCGGCTGTTCGATTCTATTTCGGTGTGCCTGAGCAAGGGGCTGGGAGCACCGGTAGGCTCGGTGCTGCTGGGTTCGCGAGAGTTTATTACTGGCTGCAAGCGCCTGCGCAAGCTATTTGGCGGCGGCTGGCGGCAGGCGGGCTATCTGGCAGCGGCCGGGCTCTACGCTTTGGAGCACCACGTAGCGCGGCTGGCCGACGACCACCGCGCCGCCGCGCAGCTGGCCGAGGCGCTGCGCCCGCTGCCTTACGTGGCCGAAATACTGGAGCCTGAGACCAACCTCGTTATTTTCCGCCTCGACGAAAGCCGGCTGACGGTGGCCGATTTTCTGGCCCGGCTGGAGGCGCAGGGCATCAAGGCCAGCGGCTTTGGCGGCAGCTGGGTGCGCTTTGTGACGCACCTCGACGTGAGCGCGGCCATGCTGGCCCGGGTTCTTGCGGCCCTGCCGGGGCTTGCGGCTTAA
- a CDS encoding LptE family protein yields MTWNRPNTTRRRALSLLALAMLPLCGCGIYSFNGTNIDPAVKTISIQTFQNSAPNAPAYLAQRFTEDIKDYFQRNTTLKLVPRDGDLQFDGNIAAYDFAPAQIQQNGGLPGAGANRLTIQVQLRFTNTKNNKQDFEQTFQSQKDFASTQDIATVNNDLASVREITRNIISDMFNKSVANW; encoded by the coding sequence ATGACCTGGAATCGGCCTAACACTACGCGGCGCCGGGCGCTGAGCCTGCTGGCGCTGGCTATGCTGCCGCTGTGCGGCTGCGGCATCTATTCGTTTAACGGTACGAATATCGACCCGGCCGTGAAGACGATTTCCATCCAGACCTTCCAGAACAGCGCGCCCAACGCGCCGGCGTACCTGGCCCAGCGCTTTACGGAGGATATCAAGGATTATTTTCAGCGCAACACGACCCTGAAGCTGGTGCCGCGCGATGGCGACCTGCAATTTGACGGCAACATCGCGGCCTACGATTTCGCGCCGGCCCAGATTCAGCAAAACGGCGGCCTGCCCGGTGCGGGTGCCAACCGCCTCACCATTCAGGTGCAGCTGCGCTTCACGAATACCAAGAATAACAAGCAGGATTTTGAACAGACCTTCCAGAGCCAGAAGGATTTTGCCTCGACCCAGGACATTGCCACGGTAAATAACGACCTGGCCTCGGTGCGCGAAATCACGCGCAACATCATCAGCGACATGTTCAACAAGTCGGTGGCCAACTGGTAA
- the groES gene encoding co-chaperone GroES: MALSIKPLADRVVIKAAAAEATTKSGIIIPDTAKEKPQRGEVVAVGDGKTSDNGTVIKPEVKVGDQVLYGKWTGTEITVDGEDYLIMQEKDILAVL, from the coding sequence ATGGCACTGAGCATTAAACCGCTAGCTGACCGCGTAGTCATTAAGGCCGCCGCCGCCGAAGCCACCACCAAGTCTGGCATCATCATCCCCGACACTGCCAAAGAAAAGCCCCAGCGTGGCGAAGTAGTGGCCGTGGGCGATGGCAAAACGTCGGACAACGGCACCGTTATCAAGCCCGAGGTGAAAGTAGGCGACCAGGTATTGTACGGCAAGTGGACCGGCACCGAAATTACCGTGGATGGCGAGGACTACCTCATCATGCAGGAGAAAGACATTCTGGCCGTGCTCTAA
- a CDS encoding metallophosphoesterase, whose translation MTRIALLSDTHGYFDARIAHHLRGADEIWHAGDFGSSELILKLTALAPMFRGVYGNIDGTDVRCTEPLVQDFTVEGLRVVMTHIGGYPGHYAPAARQLLAQTRPGLFVSGHSHILRVIPDPKLGLLTLNPGAAGRHGFHKVRTLLRFGVDRGKVVEMQAVELGPRTAILDTEGH comes from the coding sequence ATGACGCGTATTGCCCTGCTTTCCGATACTCACGGTTACTTCGACGCCCGCATTGCCCACCACCTGCGCGGCGCCGATGAAATCTGGCACGCCGGTGATTTTGGCTCGTCGGAGTTGATTTTAAAGCTCACCGCGCTAGCCCCCATGTTCCGGGGCGTGTATGGCAACATTGATGGCACCGACGTGCGCTGCACCGAGCCGCTGGTGCAAGACTTCACCGTGGAGGGCCTGCGCGTGGTGATGACGCACATTGGCGGCTACCCGGGGCACTACGCCCCGGCGGCGCGCCAGCTGCTGGCCCAAACGCGGCCGGGACTGTTTGTGAGCGGGCACTCGCACATCTTACGGGTTATCCCCGACCCCAAGCTGGGGCTGCTTACGCTGAACCCCGGCGCGGCCGGGCGGCACGGCTTTCACAAAGTGCGCACGCTGCTGCGCTTTGGCGTCGACAGGGGCAAGGTAGTCGAGATGCAGGCGGTGGAGCTTGGCCCGCGCACTGCCATTCTGGACACGGAAGGACACTAA
- the secG gene encoding preprotein translocase subunit SecG, which translates to MYLFLVIFILLICFLLALVVLAQNPKGGGISSQFGAGGAANLMGVKRTGDLLEKLTWGFAVGLIVLSLATHVITGSAGPTRSINQQAAQRAVVPAAPAAPAPAPAGQPSTIPVPAPQPAK; encoded by the coding sequence ATGTACCTCTTTCTCGTCATTTTCATTCTCCTGATTTGCTTTCTGCTAGCCCTCGTGGTGCTGGCGCAAAACCCCAAGGGCGGCGGTATTAGCAGCCAGTTTGGCGCGGGCGGCGCGGCCAATCTCATGGGTGTGAAGCGCACCGGCGACCTGCTCGAAAAGCTAACCTGGGGCTTTGCCGTGGGGCTGATTGTCCTTTCGCTGGCTACGCACGTAATCACCGGCAGCGCCGGCCCCACCCGCAGCATCAACCAGCAGGCGGCCCAGCGCGCCGTAGTGCCTGCGGCGCCGGCCGCCCCGGCACCGGCCCCGGCCGGACAGCCGTCTACCATTCCGGTCCCGGCGCCCCAGCCGGCCAAATAG
- a CDS encoding NUDIX hydrolase yields MNVFINDVPLIIKKASDKVYKHKYDLVLGPEDEFTSKDLIGDVLVREASAAFLDRLLRLMEVKKLKKLKTLTLMARKKKNLILHLKDQFKIAKAAGGLVVKEGQVLMIYRLGKWDLPKGKLNKDEDVALGAIREVEEECNIKVELGEELPSTWHSYAYKGNKMLKKTSWFVMKCLDDSVMRPQTEEYIEEVRWMSPQDALARLEESYASITLVVRHYLSEMAGKPAKAATPD; encoded by the coding sequence ATGAACGTCTTCATCAACGATGTGCCGCTGATTATTAAAAAAGCCAGCGACAAAGTGTATAAACATAAATACGACCTCGTGCTCGGTCCTGAGGATGAGTTTACGAGCAAAGACCTGATTGGTGACGTGCTGGTGCGCGAGGCCTCGGCGGCCTTTCTCGACCGGCTGCTGCGGCTCATGGAAGTTAAGAAGCTAAAGAAGCTGAAGACCCTGACCCTGATGGCCCGCAAGAAGAAGAACCTGATTTTGCACCTCAAGGACCAGTTTAAAATTGCCAAGGCGGCCGGCGGCCTCGTAGTAAAAGAAGGCCAGGTGCTCATGATTTACCGCCTCGGCAAGTGGGACCTGCCCAAGGGCAAGCTCAATAAGGACGAAGACGTGGCCCTGGGGGCCATTCGCGAAGTGGAGGAGGAGTGCAACATCAAGGTAGAGCTCGGCGAAGAGCTGCCCAGCACCTGGCATTCCTACGCCTACAAGGGCAATAAAATGCTGAAAAAAACGAGCTGGTTTGTAATGAAATGCCTCGACGACTCGGTAATGCGTCCCCAAACCGAAGAGTATATTGAAGAAGTGCGCTGGATGTCACCGCAAGACGCGCTAGCCCGCCTCGAAGAGTCGTATGCCTCTATTACGCTCGTAGTGCGCCACTACCTCAGCGAGATGGCCGGCAAGCCCGCCAAAGCCGCTACCCCCGACTAA
- the pckA gene encoding phosphoenolpyruvate carboxykinase (ATP) — translation MADQKAVAARLAPLGFAQAPTQAHLNLPPAALVSHALRRGEGTLTDTGALMADTGQFTGRSPKDRFVVRDENTADSVWWGDINLAFDPAKFAQLHQKMVAYLAGKEVFVRDAYAGANPDYQLKLRVVNELAWHNLFCYNMFLRPETGADTSWTPDFSIICAPGFEADPAVDGTRQKNFAIIDFTRKLILIGGTGYAGEMKKGIFGVLNYLLPHERATLPMHCSANVGASGDTAIFFGLSGTGKTTLSTDPNRGLIGDDEHGWTPDAGIFNFEGGCYAKVIDLSRAKEPEIWDAIRFGAIVENTRFVPGTHTVDFANKSITENTRTAYPISFIANAIEPSVAGAPTHIFFLTADAFGVLPPISKLDKCHAMYHFMSGYTAKVAGTEMGITEPQTTFSACFGQVFLPLHPTRYAEMLGQKMDENPEINVWLINTGWTGGSYGTGHRMKLGHTRAMITAALSGVLTEVHFKQHPIFGVAVPGAVPGVPTEILDPRNTWANKAAYDQTAAELAEKFVKNFEKYADFASADILAGAPKMAVEA, via the coding sequence ATGGCAGACCAAAAAGCTGTCGCTGCGCGCCTGGCCCCGCTAGGGTTCGCGCAGGCTCCTACCCAGGCTCACCTCAACCTGCCGCCGGCCGCACTCGTCAGCCACGCGCTGCGGCGCGGCGAGGGCACACTCACCGACACCGGCGCGCTCATGGCCGACACTGGTCAGTTTACCGGCCGCTCACCCAAGGACCGCTTTGTGGTGCGCGATGAAAATACTGCCGACAGCGTGTGGTGGGGCGATATCAACCTTGCCTTTGACCCGGCCAAATTTGCGCAGCTGCATCAGAAAATGGTGGCTTACCTGGCAGGTAAGGAAGTGTTTGTGCGCGACGCTTACGCGGGCGCCAATCCCGACTATCAGCTTAAGCTGCGCGTAGTGAACGAGCTGGCCTGGCATAATCTATTCTGCTACAATATGTTTCTGCGGCCGGAAACTGGCGCCGACACTTCCTGGACGCCTGATTTCAGCATCATTTGCGCGCCGGGTTTTGAGGCCGACCCGGCCGTGGACGGCACCCGGCAGAAGAATTTTGCCATCATCGACTTTACCCGCAAGCTGATTCTAATTGGCGGCACGGGCTACGCCGGGGAGATGAAAAAGGGCATTTTCGGAGTGCTCAACTACCTGCTGCCCCACGAGCGCGCCACGCTGCCCATGCACTGCTCGGCCAACGTGGGGGCTAGCGGCGACACGGCCATCTTTTTTGGTTTGTCAGGCACTGGTAAAACCACGCTCTCGACAGACCCCAACCGTGGCCTTATCGGCGACGATGAGCACGGCTGGACGCCCGACGCGGGCATTTTCAACTTTGAGGGCGGCTGCTACGCCAAGGTCATCGACCTGAGCCGTGCGAAAGAGCCCGAAATCTGGGATGCCATTCGCTTCGGGGCCATCGTGGAGAATACGCGCTTCGTGCCCGGCACCCACACCGTTGATTTTGCCAATAAGTCAATAACGGAAAACACGCGCACGGCCTACCCTATCAGCTTCATTGCCAATGCCATTGAGCCCTCGGTGGCGGGCGCGCCGACACATATCTTCTTCCTCACGGCTGATGCCTTTGGGGTGCTGCCGCCCATCAGCAAGCTCGACAAGTGCCACGCCATGTACCACTTCATGTCGGGCTACACGGCGAAGGTAGCGGGCACCGAAATGGGCATCACCGAGCCGCAAACTACTTTTTCGGCTTGTTTCGGGCAGGTTTTCCTGCCCCTGCACCCCACGCGCTACGCCGAGATGCTGGGCCAGAAAATGGACGAAAACCCGGAAATCAATGTCTGGCTCATCAATACTGGCTGGACGGGCGGCAGCTACGGCACCGGCCACCGCATGAAGCTGGGCCACACCCGCGCCATGATTACGGCGGCCCTTTCTGGGGTGCTAACGGAGGTTCACTTCAAACAACATCCCATTTTTGGGGTAGCGGTGCCGGGCGCCGTGCCGGGCGTACCAACCGAAATTCTGGACCCGCGCAACACCTGGGCGAACAAAGCTGCCTACGACCAAACGGCCGCCGAGCTAGCTGAGAAGTTTGTCAAGAACTTTGAAAAATACGCCGACTTTGCCAGCGCTGATATTTTGGCCGGCGCGCCCAAAATGGCGGTTGAAGCTTAA
- the groL gene encoding chaperonin GroEL (60 kDa chaperone family; promotes refolding of misfolded polypeptides especially under stressful conditions; forms two stacked rings of heptamers to form a barrel-shaped 14mer; ends can be capped by GroES; misfolded proteins enter the barrel where they are refolded when GroES binds), which yields MAKNIQFDTEGRDRLKRGVDKLANAVKVTLGPKGRNVIIDKKFGAPSITKDGVTVAKEIELRDPIENMGAQLVKEVASKTADQAGDGTTTATVLAQAIYTAGSKNVAAGANPMDLKRGIDKAVLAVVANLKQQSKPIANSAEIAQVGTISANNDAEIGKMIADAMDKVGKEGVITVEEARGTETEVKTVEGMQFDRGYLSPYFVTNPEKMETEFENPYILIYDKKVSTMKELLPVLEQVLQTGKPLLIISEDVDGEALATLVVNKLRGSLKIAAVKAPGFGDRRKAMLEDIATLTGGTVISEERGYKLENATLDYLGTAEKIIIDKDNTTIVNGKGQKEDITARVNQIKAQMETTTSDYDKEKLQERLAKLSGGVAILYIGASTEVEMKEKKDRVDDALHATRAAVEEGVVPGGGVALVRAIEALDAVQTHNSDEKTGVQIVRTALEAPLRTIVANAGGEGSVVVQKVREGKGDFGYNAREDRYENMTAAGIIDPTKVTRLALENAASIAGLLLTTEAVISDEPEPKEAAGGHGDGGMGGMGGMGGMM from the coding sequence ATGGCTAAGAACATCCAATTTGACACCGAAGGCCGCGACCGCCTGAAGCGGGGCGTCGACAAGCTCGCCAACGCCGTTAAGGTTACCCTCGGCCCGAAAGGCCGCAACGTTATCATTGACAAGAAGTTTGGCGCTCCTTCCATCACGAAGGACGGCGTAACCGTAGCTAAGGAAATTGAGTTGCGCGACCCCATCGAGAACATGGGCGCCCAGCTCGTGAAGGAAGTGGCCAGCAAGACGGCCGACCAGGCCGGCGACGGCACCACGACTGCTACCGTACTGGCCCAGGCCATCTACACGGCTGGCTCGAAGAACGTAGCCGCCGGTGCTAACCCGATGGATTTGAAGCGCGGTATCGACAAAGCTGTATTGGCCGTTGTGGCTAACCTGAAGCAGCAGTCGAAGCCGATTGCTAACAGCGCCGAAATCGCGCAGGTGGGCACCATCTCGGCCAACAACGACGCCGAAATCGGCAAGATGATTGCCGATGCCATGGATAAGGTTGGCAAAGAAGGGGTTATCACGGTAGAAGAAGCCCGTGGCACCGAAACCGAAGTAAAAACGGTGGAAGGCATGCAGTTCGACCGCGGCTACCTCTCGCCCTACTTCGTGACCAACCCCGAGAAGATGGAAACGGAGTTTGAGAACCCCTACATCCTCATCTACGACAAGAAAGTGAGCACCATGAAGGAGCTACTGCCCGTGTTGGAGCAAGTGCTTCAGACTGGCAAGCCGCTGCTCATCATCTCGGAAGACGTAGACGGCGAGGCCCTGGCCACGCTGGTAGTAAACAAGCTGCGCGGCTCGCTGAAAATCGCAGCCGTGAAGGCTCCGGGCTTCGGCGACCGCCGCAAGGCCATGCTCGAAGACATCGCCACCCTCACGGGCGGCACGGTGATTTCGGAAGAGCGCGGCTACAAGCTGGAGAACGCTACCCTCGATTACCTCGGCACAGCTGAGAAAATCATCATTGACAAGGACAACACGACCATCGTCAATGGCAAAGGCCAGAAAGAGGATATCACCGCTCGCGTGAACCAGATTAAGGCCCAGATGGAAACCACCACCTCGGACTACGACAAGGAGAAGCTGCAGGAGCGCCTGGCCAAGCTGAGCGGTGGCGTAGCCATCCTCTACATCGGCGCCAGCACCGAGGTAGAAATGAAGGAGAAAAAAGACCGCGTAGACGATGCCCTGCACGCGACCCGCGCCGCCGTTGAGGAAGGCGTGGTGCCCGGCGGTGGCGTGGCCCTGGTGCGCGCCATTGAGGCCCTCGACGCCGTGCAAACCCACAACAGCGACGAGAAAACCGGTGTGCAAATTGTGCGCACGGCCCTCGAAGCCCCCCTGCGTACCATCGTGGCTAACGCCGGTGGCGAAGGCTCGGTAGTGGTGCAGAAGGTGCGCGAAGGCAAAGGCGACTTTGGCTACAATGCCCGCGAGGACCGCTACGAGAACATGACGGCCGCCGGCATCATCGACCCGACCAAAGTAACCCGCCTGGCGCTCGAGAACGCCGCTAGCATCGCCGGCCTGCTGCTGACGACCGAAGCCGTAATCTCGGACGAGCCCGAGCCGAAGGAAGCCGCTGGCGGCCACGGTGATGGTGGCATGGGCGGTATGGGTGGCATGGGCGGCATGATGTAA